Within the Rosa rugosa chromosome 2, drRosRugo1.1, whole genome shotgun sequence genome, the region CAGATCTTTTGGGTCAGCTCAAGGATCTGAAGGCGGAGCTCGCTCTTCTCCGAGTCGCCAAGGTCACTGGTGGAGCCCCCAACAAGCTCTCCAAAATGTAATTCCTCCCGCTCTCCCCTGTTTAAATATCATTTTGTTTGTTATTCAATTTTGAACTGTTGTTCACATTTTTCTGTGTGTGGGTTTGTGGTTGCAGCAAGGTGGTGAGGCTTTCTATAGCTCAGGTGCTGACAGTGATTTCCCAGAAGCAAAAGGCGGCTCTTAGGGAAGTTTACAAGAACAAGAAGCTTCTTCCTCTTGATTTGCGTCCAAAGAAGACCAGGGCTATCAGGAGACGTCTGACTAAGCACCAGGTATTTACTAATCCTCACTCCCGGCTGACCCGATTTCATTTTTGGTTGATATAAACTGCTTAGACATTTGGGTAGTTGCTGATACTTGAGGAATGAAAAATTGAAACACTAGTTTTGTAATGCTCAAGGAATTTTAGGTGTTCTTCGTTGAGTTCACTTTTTGTTTGTGTTACACTAGCTATTGTGATTAAATATTCGTGAACATTACTAAATGGAGAAAAGAAGTATGAGAAACTAAGACTCTATTAGCTGGATTTGTTGAAGGATGAATGTAAACTATGATGTAGGGTGATTAGTATACGAGAAATGACTTTTCTCTTTAATCAGGTTTTCAAT harbors:
- the LOC133732073 gene encoding large ribosomal subunit protein uL29y is translated as MARIKVHELRNKSKPDLLGQLKDLKAELALLRVAKVTGGAPNKLSKIKVVRLSIAQVLTVISQKQKAALREVYKNKKLLPLDLRPKKTRAIRRRLTKHQASLKTEREKMREMYFPLRKYAIKA